Proteins from one Impatiens glandulifera chromosome 2, dImpGla2.1, whole genome shotgun sequence genomic window:
- the LOC124923666 gene encoding TOM1-like protein 1: MSDNLLEKVSSFSEKLMIGGAEVSRKMTAGMSSMSDKVKELFQGPNQTDKLVEEATAETLDEPDWATNLELCDMVNLDKINSVELIRGLKKRIMLKNPRVQFLALVLLETVVKNCEKAFSEVAAERVLDEMVKLIDDPQTVINSRNKALILIEAWGESTDELRYLPVFEETYKSLKSRGIRFPGRDNESLAPIFTPTPSIITSSETSDNLAQHISRDILPPVTFSVEQVQEELEVARNSAELLATVLSSSPGEDASEDEATLALVQQCHRSQFTVQRMIETAGENEALMFEALNVNDELQKILSKYEDLKKPDIVRQGLEPAMIPVAVEPEDSLQWKEDDTTLVRKPSGSRAAGVNNNNDEMMDDLDEMIFGKKAGNNSEGADDAKKNDLISF, translated from the exons ATGAGTGACAATTTGTTGGAAAAAGTTAGCTCCTTTAGTGAGAAGTTGATGATCGGTGGAGCAGAGGTTAGTCGTAAAATGACTGCTGGTATGAGTTCCATGAGTGATAAGGTGAAGGAGCTCTTTCAGGGTCCTAATCAAACTGATAAGCTTGTGGAGGAAGCTACAGCAGAGACATTAGATGAGCCAGATTGGGCTACAAATCTCGAACTTTGTGACATGGTTAATCTGGATAAGATCAATAGTGTGGAATTGATTCGTGGATTGAAGAAACGGATAATGTTGAAGAATCCCAGGGTTCAGTTCTTGGCTTTGGTATTGCTTGAAACAGTTGTTAAGAATTGTGAGAAGGCTTTCTCTGAAGTTGCGGCTGAGAGGGTTCTTGATGAGATGGTGAAGTTGATTGATGATCCTCAGACTGTGATCAATAGCAGGAACAAAGCCCTTATTTTGATTGAAGCTTGGGGAGAATCTACTGATGAACTTCGATACTTGCCTGTTTTTGAGGAAACTTACAAG AGTTTGAAATCAAGGGGTATACGTTTCCCTGGTCGAGATAATGAAAGTTTGGCTCCTATATTCACTCCCACCCCTTCAATCATCACATCTTCTGAAACGAGTGATAATTTAGCCCAACATATATCTAGAGATATTTTGCCACCTGTCACTTTCTCAGTTGAGCAAGTACAGGAAGAATTAGAGGTGGCACGTAATAGTGCCGAGCTTCTCGCAACAGTTCTCTCCTCTTCGCCTGGCGAAGATGCTTCAGag GATGAGGCAACACTGGCACTTGTTCAGCAGTGCCATCGATCACAATTCACTGTCCAGAGAATGATCGAGACAGCAGGGGAAAACGAGGCTCTGATGTTTGAAGCCTTGAATGTTAACGATGAATTGCAGAAAATCCTCTCCAAGTATGAAGATTTGAAGAAACCCGACATAGTTCGACAGGGGCTTGAACCTGCAATGATACCAGTTGCAGTTGAGCCCGAAGATTCTCTGCAATGGAAAGAAGACGATACTACCCTTGTGAGAAAACCGTCTGGTTCTAGAGCAGCCggagttaataataataatgatgagaTGATGGATGATCTTGATGAGATGATCTTTGGTAAGAAGGCGGGTAACAATTCTGAAGGAGCCGATGATGCAAAGAAGAACGATCTCATCTCATTTTGA